In a single window of the Nocardioides sp. L-11A genome:
- a CDS encoding cystathionine gamma-synthase, with the protein MSDAGFETRAIHAGYRPDPTTGAVIPPIYATSTYAQDGVGGLRNGYEYSRSANPTRTALESTLAALEGGAHGFAFASGLAAEDTLIRALCKPGDHVVLPNDAYGGTFRLFDKVATAWGVEHSPAPVTDIDAVRAAIRPGTTRLVWVETPTNPLLSIGDIEALAAVAHDAGALLVVDNTFASSYLQQPLALGADLVVHSTTKYAGGHSDVVGGALVVDDADLAERIGFHQNSIGGVAGPFDAWLVLRGLKTLALRMERHSDNAEKVADFLTGHPAVSQVIYPGLADHPGHAVASRQMRRYGGMVSFRVKGGEEQALAICAATSVFTLGESLGGVESLIEHPGRMTHASVAGTDLEVPADLVRLSVGIETSEDQIADLERALAATA; encoded by the coding sequence CTGTCGGACGCCGGCTTCGAGACCCGGGCCATCCACGCGGGCTATCGGCCCGACCCGACCACCGGTGCGGTGATCCCGCCCATCTACGCGACCTCGACCTACGCCCAGGACGGCGTGGGCGGACTGCGGAACGGCTACGAGTACAGCCGCTCGGCCAACCCGACCCGGACCGCGCTGGAGTCGACGCTGGCGGCGCTCGAGGGCGGGGCGCACGGCTTCGCCTTCGCGTCCGGCCTGGCCGCCGAGGACACGCTGATCCGCGCGCTGTGCAAGCCCGGCGACCACGTGGTGCTGCCCAACGACGCCTACGGCGGTACCTTCCGGCTCTTCGACAAGGTGGCCACCGCCTGGGGCGTCGAGCACAGCCCGGCGCCGGTGACCGACATCGACGCGGTCCGCGCCGCGATCCGTCCGGGCACGACCCGGCTGGTCTGGGTCGAGACGCCCACCAACCCGCTGCTCTCGATCGGCGACATCGAGGCGCTCGCCGCGGTCGCCCACGACGCCGGGGCGCTGCTCGTGGTGGACAACACCTTCGCGTCGTCGTACCTCCAGCAGCCGCTGGCCCTCGGCGCCGACCTCGTCGTCCACTCGACCACGAAGTACGCCGGCGGCCACTCCGACGTCGTCGGGGGAGCCCTCGTCGTCGACGATGCCGACCTCGCCGAGCGGATCGGGTTCCATCAGAACTCCATCGGCGGCGTCGCCGGACCGTTCGACGCGTGGCTGGTGCTGCGCGGGCTCAAGACGCTCGCGCTGCGCATGGAGCGGCACAGCGACAACGCCGAGAAGGTCGCGGACTTCCTCACCGGTCACCCCGCGGTCAGCCAGGTGATCTACCCGGGCCTGGCCGACCACCCCGGCCACGCGGTCGCCTCGCGCCAGATGCGGCGCTACGGCGGCATGGTCTCCTTCCGGGTGAAGGGCGGCGAGGAGCAGGCGCTCGCGATCTGCGCGGCGACCTCCGTCTTCACGCTCGGCGAGTCGCTGGGCGGCGTCGAGTCGCTCATCGAGCACCCCGGCCGGATGACCCACGCCAGCGTCGCGGGCACCGACCTCGAGGTGCCGGCCGACCTGGTCCGGCTCAGCGTCGGCATCGAGACGTCCGAGGACCAGATCGCCGACCTCGAGCGCGCGCTGGCCGCCACGGCCTGA
- a CDS encoding DUF5979 domain-containing protein produces MGVIADRSSRAPSRRPGAIRRTGIRIVALALLAGGINIGVGLSPATVPAAQAATITIGQVTAQMSDHAPTSGNCIRYAPTNTSTSSAYVTSSGEARTAHGYDNNCPTNLSINSQSAVGVVPTAATTAQDGTPFLLGKVTHYNNPVTTSDDRFTGKMSFQLAGVTGANTFTWDWTLWETSNSSWSCPSDWWKGNGNCQDQIKFTSAISQQTVTIGGASYRLAVDGFRAPSSNGTCPAAPAGATNNEFLTDENARTAACIYVSLVQVRDLKIVKKVVGAGGVTVPNTTFGFGSTSNRTGSPWDAGSFNLTSSSSTSDSTTKELLQTESVSVTETAPSGAGSDRWALTGIACVDGTGATVPQASYNLAARKLDLANVPAPATTAAGPITCTFTNTYTPKGTLTLVKTVQNAGGGSATAANFTLTATGPTTISGPGNSAAVTAQRVGTGSYDLGETGPVGYVGQGWSCTGGTGNGANGSVTVGDGQNVTCTVVNRYQTGTFKIAKTIADPANGFTGTASTPFTGTYNCGSGNVAFSVSTGTVFTSPAIPVGRTCTVTETQPTGNLKNASYSWSTPTYADNGVTIADGTSPTVRITNTITQATGSIRVTKIVAPRAGTPAGGYTGGSARAFPVTYSCSLPADTVVASGTVDVTPGTPAVVPGIAAGATCTFTETLSAEPGDFADGSYGWDGNAFAPASVTVAAGQTTSTTVTNHFKRNFADLVLKKVVQGGGYVGTGTPFAVTYDCGNNPVTVNLAASGAPSQQTVSVPANVNCTVVETAPAGNLLAPSHEWGTPSYAGLTNGTVAVPNGGSKTVTVTNPTVPVYAKLSVTKAIAPTALASGVASGTTFPVAVACDRPASGGGADYQHTFDLAVGGTATTPDLPVGTSCTVTENAPSGSAGLVDESYVWDGAPAPVTKTLSTKNTTVGVTVTNKIKRAYGALAVTKAVDGLNGVNGAGTTFSGNWSCVYGGDAPVTGTWQRTGAGAATVNGPTGTILLGSTCTITENAPSPAAPSATDASYVWGAETITPASVKVTKANPTATFTVTNPVRRVTGSFAVGKVVNGGTAGTAYADQPFTFTYSCTPAGGGTALTGSLQARAGQTTGLPAGVEIPAGSSCTITEGANPAPIDPYRWDDGVSFSVTGATGSASGRSVDFTTPADGGAVTVQATNTISRREVDVAVTKRVVDPDGGFTGAASTTFQVSLTCAGTTYGPNGVKAGATVSFTVPLGVTCSASESPIPAGAGLADASFAWSADPDIAPASVKAAEGSSPTITVTNTVERVRGAVDLTKIVDEAGHSGVLAADRTYAGTWSCTYGGQSVGGAWTVDGAGTASLTGPAGNVLLTSQCTATENDRGAVSGDPSYVWETPTLTGVTVSAAGPNTLKVTNKIKRLTGGLLVTKKVTGETDGYTRTGADFTVAYHCYLAAPATGPFFEGEVQVVAGAAAVPLAGGIPRGWTCEVRETTPGAQVLRDASYAWGEPTIEIDGDETDTVEIDADGATVAVANPITRVTGDLEIRKAYGPGVTSGVIASGTAFTGTWSCVYDQGEATEETFSGTWRVTGTGDAALTPDSDLPLGAVCSATEDALDDGDLTDTSWTWTAPQVSGPVTVGATTPALVVTNDVKRVYSDLTVVKEYDGPAAALPGGTTVQGAWSCSYDTTVVGQGRWELPATGGSVQVAGPAERIPAESVCTVTEDTLDDGDLADGSYTWLAPVIAPDDGVVTLTAAGGQKVTITNDVARVYGTLAITKEIAGGQSLDDDLTFTGGYRCTYGGDAPVTGTWTVTDEGTFTVGGVLVGSTCTATEDTALRPAPVAGDPSFVWQAPVVAPDSVTVGAGTRVTLTVTNTASRTTGAFAITKALTGATAGEPNGQTYTFDYSCVAKNGDEVKGTSDAIAAGGIWNAPDVPVGSSCTVSENALPALGDPSYSWKAAAYGVAGVDENGVSTGPAGVTFTLPAGQAAVVVTVTNELQRHTRAVEVAKTVSGTKAGYVGGDFAVDVTCTPVSGAEITRTLTVSPTTAGTVSDVPIGSTCTVQEQATRPALADPSYRWGTPTYTPSGPVTVTAGQGPVRVTVDNPISRVFGTFSVKKALTGSGVPAGAPQGVTYPFDYACDVPGTDDPVTGRIEVPVGTVTAYDGPRLPQGSTCRLTEPTADLPAPDRGFAWGDVSYTVDGDAAGSGRDVDLTIGADTTVAVVATNTLLRTPGGYRVAKTSDPGSGAVVAPGDVITYTVTITPDGTNPVDDVVVVDDLAEIAPYATAVGAPVASQGTAVVDGQKIRWTAGTVDGSQPLTLTYRYQVDAAAVGVELRNVASATGEVPPTTCEPCQTTHETKAEWDLTKTADPASGSRVAPGGSITYTLTATSRSKKTAVVGIVVEDDLTAVLGNAQLQPLGTPSAGSVTRTDNRLVWQIPTLAPGAVATLSYTVVVNTGAWGVTLRNVVSGSAEDTPPSSCPKIGSPARVASLCTTEHTTPPSPGDVGGVDDGGGKKGGGDKDGEVGGVALPDTGSPASLPWFLVSGVLMLLCGGYLIGRNRKGTHRA; encoded by the coding sequence AAGGTGACCCACTACAACAACCCCGTCACCACGAGCGACGACCGCTTCACCGGGAAGATGAGCTTCCAGCTCGCCGGTGTCACCGGCGCCAACACCTTCACCTGGGACTGGACGCTGTGGGAGACCTCGAACAGCAGTTGGTCCTGCCCCAGCGATTGGTGGAAGGGCAACGGCAACTGCCAGGACCAGATCAAGTTCACCAGCGCGATCAGCCAGCAGACCGTCACCATCGGCGGCGCCAGCTACCGCCTCGCCGTCGACGGCTTCCGGGCGCCCTCCTCGAACGGCACCTGCCCGGCCGCGCCCGCCGGCGCCACCAACAACGAGTTCCTGACCGACGAGAACGCCCGGACCGCCGCCTGCATCTACGTCAGCCTGGTGCAGGTCCGGGACCTGAAGATCGTGAAGAAGGTCGTCGGTGCCGGCGGCGTCACCGTGCCGAACACGACCTTCGGGTTCGGCTCGACGTCCAACCGCACCGGCTCGCCCTGGGACGCCGGCTCGTTCAACCTGACCTCCAGCTCGAGCACGTCCGACTCCACGACCAAGGAGCTGCTGCAGACCGAGTCGGTCTCCGTCACCGAGACCGCGCCCAGCGGCGCGGGCAGTGACCGCTGGGCACTGACCGGCATCGCGTGTGTCGACGGCACCGGAGCAACGGTGCCGCAGGCGAGCTACAACCTCGCGGCCCGCAAGCTGGACCTCGCCAACGTCCCGGCGCCGGCCACGACCGCCGCCGGCCCGATCACCTGCACCTTCACGAACACCTACACCCCCAAGGGCACGCTGACCCTGGTCAAGACCGTCCAGAACGCCGGTGGCGGCAGCGCCACCGCGGCGAACTTCACCCTCACCGCGACCGGCCCCACGACGATCTCGGGCCCCGGCAACTCGGCAGCGGTCACCGCCCAGCGCGTCGGCACCGGCAGCTACGACCTCGGCGAGACCGGTCCGGTGGGCTACGTGGGTCAGGGCTGGTCGTGCACCGGTGGCACCGGCAACGGCGCGAACGGCTCCGTCACGGTGGGTGACGGGCAGAACGTGACCTGCACCGTGGTCAACCGCTACCAGACCGGCACGTTCAAGATCGCCAAGACGATCGCCGACCCGGCCAACGGCTTCACCGGTACGGCGAGCACGCCGTTCACCGGCACCTACAACTGCGGCAGCGGCAATGTCGCGTTCTCGGTCTCGACCGGCACCGTCTTCACGTCGCCGGCCATCCCCGTCGGCCGGACCTGCACCGTCACCGAGACCCAGCCCACCGGCAACCTGAAGAACGCGTCGTACTCCTGGTCGACGCCCACCTACGCCGACAACGGCGTCACCATCGCCGACGGCACCAGCCCGACGGTGAGGATCACCAACACGATCACCCAGGCGACCGGTTCGATCCGCGTCACCAAGATCGTCGCCCCGCGCGCGGGCACGCCCGCCGGCGGCTACACCGGAGGCAGCGCCCGCGCGTTCCCGGTGACCTACAGCTGCTCGCTGCCGGCCGACACGGTCGTCGCCTCCGGCACCGTCGACGTCACGCCGGGCACCCCGGCCGTCGTCCCCGGCATCGCCGCCGGCGCCACCTGCACCTTCACCGAGACGCTGAGCGCCGAGCCGGGCGACTTCGCCGACGGCTCCTACGGCTGGGACGGCAACGCCTTCGCGCCGGCGAGCGTCACCGTCGCGGCCGGCCAGACGACGTCGACCACGGTCACCAACCACTTCAAGCGCAACTTCGCTGACCTGGTCCTCAAGAAGGTCGTCCAGGGCGGCGGCTACGTCGGCACCGGCACGCCGTTCGCGGTCACCTACGACTGCGGCAACAACCCGGTCACCGTGAACCTCGCGGCGAGCGGCGCCCCGAGCCAGCAGACGGTGTCCGTCCCGGCCAACGTCAACTGCACCGTCGTCGAGACCGCGCCCGCGGGCAACCTGCTCGCCCCTTCCCACGAGTGGGGAACGCCGTCCTACGCCGGCCTGACCAACGGCACCGTCGCCGTGCCGAACGGCGGCTCCAAGACCGTCACCGTCACCAACCCGACGGTCCCGGTCTACGCCAAGCTCTCCGTCACCAAGGCGATCGCGCCGACGGCGCTCGCCTCGGGCGTCGCCTCGGGCACCACGTTCCCCGTCGCCGTCGCGTGTGACCGCCCGGCCAGCGGTGGTGGCGCGGACTACCAGCACACCTTCGACCTCGCCGTCGGGGGCACCGCGACCACGCCGGACCTCCCGGTCGGGACGTCGTGCACCGTCACGGAGAACGCGCCGAGCGGCTCGGCCGGTCTGGTCGACGAGTCCTACGTCTGGGACGGCGCGCCCGCCCCGGTCACGAAGACGCTGAGCACGAAGAACACCACGGTCGGCGTCACGGTGACCAACAAGATCAAGCGCGCCTACGGCGCCCTGGCCGTCACCAAGGCGGTCGACGGGCTGAACGGCGTCAACGGCGCGGGCACCACGTTCTCCGGGAACTGGTCGTGCGTCTACGGCGGCGACGCGCCCGTCACCGGCACCTGGCAGCGCACCGGCGCGGGCGCCGCGACGGTCAACGGCCCCACCGGCACGATCCTGCTCGGCTCGACCTGCACGATCACCGAGAACGCCCCGTCCCCGGCCGCGCCGAGCGCCACCGACGCCTCCTACGTGTGGGGCGCGGAGACGATCACGCCGGCGAGCGTCAAGGTCACCAAGGCGAACCCGACGGCCACGTTCACCGTGACCAACCCGGTACGCCGGGTCACCGGATCCTTCGCGGTGGGCAAGGTCGTCAACGGCGGCACCGCCGGCACGGCGTACGCCGACCAGCCGTTCACCTTCACCTACTCCTGCACCCCCGCCGGCGGCGGCACCGCGCTGACCGGCTCCCTGCAGGCCCGGGCCGGTCAGACGACCGGCCTGCCCGCGGGCGTCGAGATCCCGGCCGGCAGCTCCTGCACGATCACCGAGGGCGCCAACCCGGCGCCGATCGACCCCTACCGCTGGGACGACGGCGTCAGCTTCAGCGTCACCGGTGCGACCGGCTCGGCCTCGGGCCGCAGCGTCGACTTCACCACGCCGGCCGACGGCGGCGCCGTGACGGTGCAGGCCACCAACACGATCAGCCGCCGCGAGGTCGACGTCGCGGTGACCAAGCGGGTCGTCGACCCCGACGGCGGGTTCACCGGAGCGGCCAGCACCACCTTCCAGGTGTCGCTGACCTGTGCGGGCACCACCTACGGTCCGAACGGCGTCAAGGCCGGCGCCACGGTGAGCTTCACCGTGCCGCTCGGCGTGACCTGCTCGGCGAGCGAGTCCCCGATCCCGGCCGGAGCCGGCCTGGCGGACGCCTCCTTCGCCTGGTCCGCCGACCCGGACATCGCGCCCGCGTCGGTCAAGGCCGCCGAGGGCTCCTCGCCCACGATCACGGTGACCAACACCGTGGAGCGGGTGCGCGGCGCGGTCGACCTGACCAAGATCGTCGACGAGGCCGGGCACTCCGGCGTCCTCGCCGCTGACCGCACCTACGCCGGCACCTGGTCCTGCACCTACGGCGGGCAGTCGGTCGGCGGCGCTTGGACGGTCGACGGCGCGGGCACCGCCAGCCTCACCGGCCCGGCGGGCAACGTGCTGCTCACCTCGCAGTGCACCGCGACGGAGAACGACCGTGGCGCCGTGAGCGGCGACCCGTCGTACGTGTGGGAGACCCCCACGCTCACCGGGGTCACGGTGAGCGCCGCGGGCCCGAACACGCTGAAGGTCACCAACAAGATCAAGCGCCTCACCGGCGGCCTCCTCGTGACCAAGAAGGTCACCGGCGAGACCGACGGCTACACCCGCACCGGTGCCGACTTCACCGTGGCCTACCACTGCTACCTCGCGGCCCCGGCCACCGGGCCCTTCTTCGAGGGTGAGGTCCAGGTCGTCGCCGGTGCCGCCGCGGTGCCGCTGGCCGGCGGGATCCCGCGGGGCTGGACCTGCGAGGTCCGCGAGACCACCCCAGGTGCCCAGGTGCTGCGCGACGCGTCGTACGCCTGGGGCGAGCCCACGATCGAGATCGACGGTGACGAGACCGACACGGTCGAGATCGACGCCGACGGCGCCACCGTCGCGGTCGCCAACCCGATCACCCGGGTGACCGGCGACCTCGAGATCCGCAAGGCCTACGGCCCCGGCGTGACCTCGGGCGTCATCGCCTCGGGCACCGCGTTCACCGGCACCTGGTCCTGCGTCTACGACCAGGGCGAGGCGACGGAGGAGACCTTCTCCGGCACCTGGCGCGTCACCGGCACCGGCGACGCCGCGCTCACCCCCGACTCGGACCTGCCGCTCGGCGCGGTCTGCTCGGCAACGGAGGACGCGCTCGACGACGGTGACCTGACCGACACCTCCTGGACGTGGACCGCACCCCAGGTCTCCGGACCGGTCACCGTCGGCGCCACGACGCCGGCGCTGGTCGTCACCAACGACGTGAAGCGGGTCTACTCCGACCTCACCGTGGTCAAGGAATACGACGGCCCCGCGGCCGCCCTGCCCGGCGGCACCACCGTCCAGGGCGCCTGGAGCTGCAGCTACGACACCACGGTCGTCGGCCAGGGTCGCTGGGAGCTGCCCGCGACGGGTGGCTCGGTCCAGGTCGCCGGTCCGGCCGAGCGGATCCCCGCCGAGTCGGTCTGCACCGTCACCGAGGACACCCTCGACGACGGCGACCTCGCCGACGGCTCGTACACGTGGCTCGCTCCGGTCATCGCGCCGGACGACGGCGTCGTCACGCTCACCGCGGCCGGCGGCCAGAAGGTGACGATCACCAACGACGTCGCCCGCGTCTACGGGACCCTGGCGATCACCAAGGAGATCGCGGGCGGCCAGTCGCTCGACGACGACCTGACCTTCACCGGCGGCTACCGGTGCACCTACGGCGGCGACGCCCCGGTCACGGGGACCTGGACGGTCACCGACGAGGGCACCTTCACCGTCGGTGGCGTCCTGGTCGGCTCGACCTGCACCGCCACCGAGGACACTGCGCTCCGGCCCGCGCCGGTCGCCGGTGACCCCTCGTTCGTGTGGCAGGCGCCGGTCGTCGCGCCGGACTCGGTCACCGTCGGCGCCGGGACGAGGGTCACGCTGACCGTCACCAACACCGCGTCGCGGACCACGGGCGCCTTCGCCATCACCAAGGCGCTGACGGGTGCCACGGCCGGCGAGCCGAACGGCCAGACCTACACCTTCGACTACTCCTGCGTGGCCAAGAACGGCGACGAGGTCAAGGGCACCTCCGACGCCATCGCCGCGGGCGGGATCTGGAACGCACCCGACGTCCCGGTCGGCAGCTCCTGCACGGTGAGCGAGAACGCGCTCCCCGCGCTCGGTGACCCGTCGTACTCGTGGAAGGCCGCGGCGTACGGCGTCGCCGGCGTCGACGAGAACGGCGTCAGCACCGGGCCCGCCGGCGTCACCTTCACGCTGCCCGCCGGCCAGGCGGCGGTCGTCGTCACGGTCACCAACGAGCTCCAGCGGCACACCCGCGCCGTGGAGGTCGCCAAGACGGTCTCCGGGACGAAGGCGGGCTATGTCGGCGGCGACTTCGCCGTGGACGTGACGTGCACGCCGGTCAGCGGGGCCGAGATCACGCGGACCCTGACGGTCTCGCCGACCACGGCGGGCACCGTGAGCGACGTTCCGATCGGCTCCACCTGCACGGTCCAGGAGCAGGCGACCCGGCCGGCACTCGCCGACCCGTCGTACCGCTGGGGCACGCCGACCTACACCCCGTCCGGCCCGGTGACCGTCACCGCCGGCCAGGGCCCGGTCCGGGTCACGGTCGACAACCCGATCAGCCGGGTGTTCGGCACCTTCAGCGTGAAGAAGGCGCTGACCGGCTCCGGTGTCCCCGCGGGTGCCCCGCAGGGCGTCACCTACCCGTTCGACTACGCCTGTGACGTGCCCGGCACCGACGACCCGGTGACCGGCCGGATCGAGGTGCCCGTCGGCACGGTGACGGCGTACGACGGGCCGCGGCTGCCGCAGGGCAGCACCTGCCGGCTCACCGAGCCGACCGCGGACCTGCCCGCCCCCGACCGCGGCTTCGCGTGGGGCGACGTCAGCTACACCGTCGACGGCGATGCCGCCGGATCGGGTCGCGACGTCGACCTGACCATCGGCGCCGACACGACGGTCGCGGTGGTCGCCACCAACACGCTGCTGCGCACTCCCGGCGGCTACCGGGTCGCGAAGACCTCGGACCCCGGGTCCGGCGCGGTCGTGGCCCCGGGCGACGTGATCACCTACACGGTGACGATCACGCCCGACGGCACCAACCCGGTCGACGACGTCGTGGTCGTGGACGATCTCGCCGAGATCGCGCCGTACGCCACCGCCGTCGGCGCGCCCGTGGCCAGCCAGGGCACGGCGGTCGTCGACGGGCAGAAGATCCGGTGGACCGCGGGCACCGTCGACGGCAGCCAGCCGTTGACGCTGACCTACCGCTACCAGGTGGACGCCGCAGCCGTCGGTGTGGAGCTGCGCAATGTGGCCTCCGCGACGGGCGAGGTGCCGCCGACGACGTGCGAGCCGTGCCAGACGACGCACGAGACCAAGGCGGAGTGGGACCTGACGAAGACGGCCGACCCGGCCTCGGGCTCGCGGGTCGCGCCCGGCGGCTCGATCACCTACACGCTCACGGCCACCAGCCGGTCGAAGAAGACCGCGGTCGTCGGCATCGTGGTCGAGGACGACCTCACCGCCGTCCTGGGCAACGCGCAGCTCCAGCCGCTCGGCACGCCGAGCGCCGGCAGCGTCACCCGCACCGACAACCGCCTGGTGTGGCAGATCCCGACGCTGGCGCCGGGCGCAGTCGCCACGCTGAGCTACACGGTCGTCGTCAACACCGGCGCGTGGGGCGTGACCCTGCGCAACGTGGTCAGCGGCAGCGCGGAGGACACGCCGCCGTCGTCCTGCCCGAAGATCGGCAGCCCGGCGCGCGTGGCGAGCCTGTGCACCACCGAGCACACCACCCCGCCCAGCCCGGGCGATGTCGGTGGTGTCGACGACGGCGGCGGCAAGAAGGGCGGCGGCGACAAGGACGGTGAGGTCGGCGGCGTGGCTCTGCCGGACACCGGCAGCCCGGCCAGCCTGCCGTGGTTCCTTGTCTCCGGCGTGCTGATGCTGCTGTGCGGTGGCTACCTGATCGGCCGGAACCGGAAGGGCACCCACCGCGCCTGA
- the msrA gene encoding peptide-methionine (S)-S-oxide reductase MsrA, producing MFSRRTPDLVDATEALPGRAAPAFALPPLHEVLHTPLVTGPDTGEVPDGLEVAIFGLGCFWGAEEIYWQVPGVWSTSVGYAGGYTPHPTYEEVCSGRTGHTEAVRIVFDPARVTYADLVKQFFEVHDPTQGMRQGNDIGSQYRSAIYYTSPEQEQTARELTQVYGAEIAGRGYGEITTEIAPAPAYYYAEPHHQQYLHKVPHGYRCHANTGVPFPA from the coding sequence ATGTTCTCCCGCCGCACCCCCGACCTCGTCGATGCCACCGAGGCACTGCCCGGCCGCGCCGCCCCGGCGTTCGCCCTCCCCCCGCTGCACGAGGTGCTGCACACCCCGCTGGTGACCGGCCCCGACACCGGCGAGGTCCCCGACGGCCTCGAGGTCGCCATCTTCGGCCTCGGCTGCTTCTGGGGCGCCGAGGAGATCTACTGGCAGGTGCCGGGCGTGTGGTCGACCTCGGTCGGCTACGCCGGCGGGTACACCCCGCACCCGACGTACGAGGAGGTCTGCAGCGGCCGCACCGGCCACACCGAGGCCGTCCGGATCGTCTTCGACCCCGCCCGGGTCACCTACGCCGACCTCGTCAAGCAGTTCTTCGAGGTCCACGACCCGACCCAGGGCATGCGTCAGGGCAATGACATCGGCAGCCAGTACCGCTCGGCGATCTACTACACGTCGCCCGAGCAGGAGCAGACCGCGCGCGAGCTGACGCAGGTGTACGGAGCCGAGATCGCCGGTCGCGGCTACGGAGAGATCACCACCGAGATCGCGCCCGCGCCGGCGTACTACTACGCCGAGCCGCACCACCAGCAGTACCTCCACAAGGTCCCGCACGGCTACCGGTGCCACGCCAACACGGGTGTGCCCTTCCCTGCCTGA
- a CDS encoding type II toxin-antitoxin system death-on-curing family toxin — MVRYLDLDDVLHIARRAIGAVEIRDIGLLEAAVARPATTVFGDEAYPRTHDKAAALVHSVARNHALVDGNKRLAFASLFAFLALNGERITLSDDAAYDLVIDIASGVLDDVAEIADRIDAGTAPATFGRSPE; from the coding sequence GTGGTCCGCTACCTCGATCTCGACGATGTTCTCCACATCGCTCGTCGAGCGATTGGCGCCGTCGAGATCCGAGACATCGGACTCCTGGAGGCTGCGGTGGCCCGGCCCGCCACGACTGTCTTCGGCGATGAGGCCTATCCGCGTACGCACGACAAGGCGGCCGCGCTGGTCCACTCCGTGGCGCGCAACCACGCGCTCGTCGACGGCAACAAGCGGCTGGCCTTCGCCTCGCTCTTCGCCTTCCTGGCTCTGAACGGAGAACGGATCACCCTGAGCGATGACGCGGCCTACGACCTCGTGATCGACATCGCCTCCGGTGTGCTCGACGATGTGGCGGAGATCGCCGACCGGATCGATGCCGGCACCGCTCCCGCAACCTTCGGCCGTTCACCTGAGTAG
- a CDS encoding DUF5995 family protein produces the protein MTALTRILAAVVLPCLLALGALVAPPASAAGYDDDPDPLRGLLLPPLDAVVALLAPIPVPATPYTGDVCVDGADACIDDVVARMEARLDGLASTCSHSAIFSLAYLRVTENVRDAVRGGYFADRAWLNRVDAVFAEMYFDTTGRWEAGQRTGIPAAWRIALQAEDDRAMSGLGNFLLAMNAHINSDFPRVLAAVGLTGPDGSHKPDHNRYNNRLDSLYAPVFAEEAARFDPTFDDIDAGTAEEAVAGVIMRGWREMVWRHAEALVLARKPAARRLVEKEIELYSALQAQLIRAVFQAKPAKRDAWCADHG, from the coding sequence GTGACCGCCCTCACTCGAATCCTGGCCGCCGTTGTCCTGCCCTGCCTGCTCGCGCTCGGCGCACTGGTCGCGCCACCCGCCTCAGCGGCCGGGTACGACGACGACCCGGATCCCCTGCGCGGCCTGCTCCTCCCCCCGCTCGATGCCGTGGTCGCCCTGCTGGCGCCGATCCCGGTGCCGGCGACGCCGTACACCGGCGACGTGTGCGTCGACGGCGCGGACGCCTGCATCGACGACGTGGTGGCCCGGATGGAGGCCCGGCTCGACGGGCTGGCGAGCACCTGCTCGCACAGCGCGATCTTCTCCCTGGCCTACCTCCGGGTCACCGAGAACGTCCGGGACGCGGTGCGCGGCGGCTACTTCGCCGACCGGGCCTGGCTGAACCGGGTCGACGCGGTGTTCGCCGAGATGTACTTCGACACCACCGGCCGCTGGGAGGCCGGTCAGCGCACCGGCATCCCCGCGGCCTGGCGCATCGCCCTACAGGCCGAGGACGACCGGGCGATGAGCGGCCTCGGCAACTTCCTGCTCGCCATGAACGCCCACATCAACAGCGACTTCCCGCGGGTCCTCGCCGCCGTGGGCCTCACCGGTCCCGACGGAAGTCACAAGCCGGACCACAACCGCTACAACAACCGTCTCGACAGCCTCTACGCCCCGGTGTTCGCGGAGGAAGCGGCCCGCTTCGACCCGACCTTCGACGACATCGACGCCGGCACGGCCGAGGAGGCGGTCGCCGGCGTGATCATGCGCGGCTGGCGGGAGATGGTCTGGCGTCACGCCGAGGCGCTGGTGCTTGCGAGGAAGCCCGCGGCACGGCGGCTGGTCGAGAAGGAGATCGAGCTCTACTCGGCGCTCCAGGCCCAGCTGATCCGTGCGGTCTTCCAGGCGAAGCCGGCGAAGCGCGACGCCTGGTGCGCCGACCACGGCTGA